In Nocardioides sp. JQ2195, a genomic segment contains:
- a CDS encoding alpha/beta hydrolase: protein MPLDAGIAGLLEFINSSGYPPMNEGSVDDARKGFAALAQASVPGSGPVPVGSVVDASVAGLPTRVYRPTADGPVPTIIFFHGGGWVIGDLDTHDNACRRLCADTDAVVVSVGYRLAPEDPFPAAVLDALNAAQAITQSLEAYGGSGTWAVAGDSAGGNLSAIVAQTIPGAAAQLLVYPAVDVFGTYESRNVNATGRFLDMAVMEWFVTQYLTTHVEPHDTRLSPLHGVRPGLPPAIVVTAEFDPLRDEGRAYAAALADAGVPVDAVDWDGLIHGFLDMAAFSPAADAAIGDMNRRFAALLR, encoded by the coding sequence ATGCCACTGGATGCTGGAATCGCCGGCCTGCTCGAGTTCATCAACTCATCGGGCTACCCGCCGATGAACGAGGGCTCCGTCGATGACGCGCGCAAGGGATTCGCGGCGCTGGCACAGGCATCTGTTCCCGGGTCCGGCCCCGTCCCGGTGGGGTCCGTGGTCGACGCGTCCGTCGCCGGACTGCCGACCCGGGTCTATCGGCCGACCGCCGACGGTCCGGTGCCGACGATCATCTTCTTCCACGGTGGTGGCTGGGTCATCGGCGACCTCGACACCCACGACAACGCCTGCCGGCGACTCTGCGCCGACACCGACGCGGTCGTGGTCTCGGTGGGCTACCGGCTGGCTCCGGAGGACCCGTTCCCGGCGGCGGTGCTCGATGCGCTCAACGCGGCCCAGGCGATCACCCAGTCCCTCGAGGCGTACGGCGGCTCAGGGACGTGGGCGGTCGCCGGCGACAGTGCGGGAGGCAACCTCTCCGCGATCGTCGCCCAGACGATTCCCGGCGCAGCAGCCCAGCTGCTGGTCTATCCCGCCGTCGACGTCTTCGGCACCTACGAGTCGCGCAACGTCAACGCGACCGGACGCTTCCTCGACATGGCGGTGATGGAGTGGTTCGTCACGCAGTACCTCACCACCCACGTCGAACCACATGACACGCGACTCTCCCCGCTCCACGGCGTACGCCCCGGCCTGCCGCCGGCCATCGTGGTGACCGCGGAGTTCGACCCGCTGCGCGACGAAGGCCGTGCCTACGCCGCGGCGCTGGCCGATGCCGGGGTCCCGGTCGACGCGGTCGACTGGGACGGACTGATCCACGGGTTCCTCGACATGGCGGCCTTCTCCCCGGCCGCGGACGCTGCGATCGGCGACATGAACCGGCGCTTCGCGGCGCTCCTGCGCTGA
- a CDS encoding DUF1059 domain-containing protein has translation MKTQLNCPCGEHIKGTDEDDLVEKTQAHLAAEHPGMEYGRDEILFIAR, from the coding sequence ATGAAGACCCAGCTGAACTGTCCCTGCGGTGAGCACATCAAGGGCACCGACGAGGACGACCTGGTCGAGAAGACCCAGGCCCACCTGGCCGCGGAGCACCCCGGCATGGAGTACGGACGCGACGAGATCCTCTTCATCGCCCGCTGA
- a CDS encoding DUF559 domain-containing protein — translation MDALTALHRCGGTAGWRELARFTSRRQLAKALRSGVIEKRRHGQYAVPFAGQPAAEALCGVLSGLSAARHWDLKLKFEPERPWVTVRAHSRVSRDRREGVEVHWDDLPDEDVVEGVTSLARTVADCARWLPFDEAVSIADSALRSGRVSRQRLDEVADRMPRTGRSRALAVVAFADGRAANPFESTLRVICSQVAGLRAAPQVSIGPHRVDLADSELGLVIEAESFAFHGSVELFRADVRRYTWLATQRWVVARFLWEDVMYKPERVKRDLERLVEIHRSCGCRAVI, via the coding sequence ATGGACGCACTCACCGCACTGCACCGTTGCGGCGGAACCGCGGGCTGGCGTGAGCTCGCGAGGTTCACCAGCCGTCGACAGCTCGCCAAGGCCCTGCGCTCGGGTGTGATCGAGAAGCGGCGCCACGGGCAGTATGCGGTGCCCTTTGCCGGACAGCCCGCGGCCGAGGCGTTGTGCGGTGTGTTGTCCGGGCTCAGCGCTGCGCGCCACTGGGACCTGAAGCTGAAGTTCGAGCCGGAACGGCCATGGGTCACCGTCCGCGCACACAGTCGGGTCAGCCGTGACCGACGTGAGGGCGTGGAGGTGCACTGGGACGACCTCCCCGACGAGGACGTGGTCGAGGGCGTCACCTCCCTCGCGCGAACCGTCGCCGACTGCGCGCGGTGGCTGCCCTTCGACGAAGCGGTCAGCATCGCGGACTCAGCGCTCCGGTCGGGTCGGGTCTCGCGCCAGCGGCTCGACGAGGTCGCCGACCGCATGCCCAGGACCGGAAGATCGCGTGCTCTGGCCGTGGTTGCCTTCGCCGACGGCCGTGCGGCGAATCCGTTCGAGAGCACTCTGCGGGTGATCTGTTCGCAGGTCGCCGGATTGCGAGCCGCTCCGCAGGTCAGCATCGGACCGCACCGGGTCGACCTCGCCGACAGCGAGCTGGGCCTGGTGATCGAGGCGGAGTCATTCGCCTTCCACGGGAGCGTGGAGCTCTTCCGGGCCGACGTCCGCCGCTACACCTGGCTGGCAACCCAGCGATGGGTGGTGGCGCGATTCCTGTGGGAGGACGTGATGTACAAGCCCGAGCGCGTGAAGCGGGATCTCGAGCGCTTGGTCGAGATCCACCGCTCGTGCGGCTGCCGGGCGGTCATTTGA
- a CDS encoding SDR family NAD(P)-dependent oxidoreductase — MQVENTAAIVTGGASGLGAATAAALAGRGASVHAFDLPAAIENAPAVDGVTYVPVDVTDPEQVQEAVNQAASEPTTPLRIVVNCAGIGPSARILSKKGVHDLALYAKIVQINLIGSFNVLALASEKIAATEPLEHDQRGVIINTASIAAFEGQVGQAAYSSSKGGIVGLNLPAARDLAQYGIRVNTIAPGIVETPMLATVSDEFRAGLAAGVPNPARLGRPDEYADLALFLVDHDYINGEVVRMDGALRMAPR, encoded by the coding sequence ATGCAGGTCGAGAACACCGCGGCGATCGTCACCGGCGGAGCGTCGGGGCTGGGCGCGGCGACCGCCGCCGCCCTCGCCGGTCGGGGCGCGTCGGTCCACGCCTTCGACCTCCCCGCGGCGATCGAGAACGCACCCGCTGTCGACGGTGTCACCTACGTGCCCGTCGACGTCACGGACCCCGAGCAGGTCCAGGAGGCCGTCAACCAAGCCGCCTCCGAGCCGACCACTCCCCTGCGCATCGTGGTCAATTGCGCCGGCATCGGTCCCTCGGCCCGCATCCTGTCGAAGAAGGGCGTCCACGACCTCGCGCTCTACGCGAAGATCGTGCAGATCAACCTGATCGGCTCGTTCAACGTGCTGGCCCTCGCCTCCGAGAAGATCGCTGCCACCGAGCCCCTCGAGCACGACCAGCGCGGCGTCATCATCAACACCGCCTCCATCGCGGCCTTCGAGGGTCAGGTCGGCCAGGCGGCGTACAGCTCCTCCAAGGGCGGCATCGTCGGCCTCAACCTGCCGGCCGCGCGCGACCTGGCGCAATACGGCATCCGCGTGAACACGATCGCCCCCGGCATCGTCGAGACCCCGATGCTGGCCACGGTCTCCGACGAGTTCCGCGCCGGGCTGGCTGCCGGCGTCCCCAACCCGGCCCGCCTCGGTCGCCCCGACGAGTACGCCGACCTGGCGCTCTTCCTGGTCGACCACGACTACATCAACGGTGAGGTCGTACGCATGGACGGCGCGCTCCGGATGGCTCCGCGCTGA
- a CDS encoding acyl-CoA dehydrogenase family protein — protein sequence MPASRVLPTDESADLLKLVRDLATKELLPRAAEDEATETFPRDIFRLLGRSGLLGLPYPEEYGGGGQPYEVYLQVLEEIGAVWSSVGVGVSVHALSCFGLFEHGTEEQKQAWLPDMLGGELLGAYCLSEAHAGSDPAAMKTFAKRDGDDYVINGAKAWTTHGGNADYYKVMARTPDDSGERTRGISCFLVPADTPGLEADPPEKKMGLTGSSTTTMRFDGVRIPVERRLGAEGDGLKIALAGLDSGRLGIAAVATGLAQGALDHAVAYAKTRETFGKKIIDHQGLAFVLADMEAAIQSARAMLLHAARLKDRGLPYGREASIAKMVATDNAMKVTTDAVQVLGGYGYTRDFPVERFMREAKVMQIFEGTNQIQRMVISRSLAKDNNGTIKESN from the coding sequence ATGCCCGCCAGCCGCGTCCTGCCCACCGACGAGTCCGCCGACCTGCTCAAGCTGGTCCGCGACCTCGCCACCAAGGAACTGCTGCCGCGCGCCGCCGAGGACGAGGCCACCGAGACCTTCCCGCGCGACATCTTCAGGCTGCTCGGCCGTTCCGGCCTGCTCGGCCTGCCCTACCCGGAGGAGTACGGCGGCGGTGGCCAGCCCTACGAGGTCTACCTCCAGGTGCTCGAGGAGATCGGCGCGGTCTGGTCGAGCGTCGGGGTGGGCGTCTCCGTGCACGCCCTCTCGTGCTTCGGCCTCTTCGAGCACGGCACCGAGGAACAGAAGCAAGCCTGGCTGCCCGACATGCTCGGCGGCGAGCTGCTCGGCGCCTACTGCCTCTCCGAGGCACACGCCGGCTCCGACCCGGCCGCGATGAAGACCTTCGCCAAGCGCGACGGCGACGACTACGTGATCAACGGCGCCAAGGCGTGGACCACCCACGGCGGCAACGCCGACTACTACAAGGTGATGGCCCGCACCCCAGATGACTCAGGGGAACGCACCCGTGGAATCTCCTGCTTCCTGGTCCCCGCTGACACTCCCGGCCTGGAGGCCGACCCGCCGGAGAAGAAGATGGGCCTGACCGGGTCGTCGACCACGACGATGCGCTTCGACGGCGTACGCATTCCGGTCGAGCGGCGCCTCGGGGCCGAGGGTGATGGCCTCAAGATCGCGCTGGCCGGCCTCGACTCCGGACGGCTCGGCATCGCCGCCGTCGCCACCGGCCTCGCGCAGGGCGCCCTCGACCACGCGGTCGCCTACGCCAAGACCCGCGAGACGTTCGGCAAGAAGATCATCGACCACCAGGGCCTGGCGTTCGTGCTGGCCGACATGGAGGCCGCGATCCAGTCCGCGCGCGCGATGCTGCTGCACGCCGCACGTCTCAAGGACCGTGGACTGCCCTACGGCCGCGAGGCATCCATTGCGAAGATGGTCGCCACCGACAACGCGATGAAGGTGACCACCGACGCCGTCCAGGTGCTCGGCGGCTACGGCTACACCCGCGACTTCCCGGTCGAGCGCTTCATGCGCGAGGCGAAGGTCATGCAGATCTTCGAGGGCACCAACCAGATCCAGCGCATGGTGATCAGCCGGTCACTGGCCAAGGACAACAACGGAACCATCAAGGAGAGCAACTGA
- a CDS encoding TetR/AcrR family transcriptional regulator, producing the protein MAKRRTARQVDLLARLAALISAEGFAAFTLDDLAARLSCSKTTLYALAPSKPDLVVTAVKEFFRVATDAVEARVAGEEDPALRVVVYLRAVGAELVPLSRRFMEDLAGFAPASEVYRRNTAYAAARIRTLIADGIAEGALRQVNPDFAAEMIASTMFEIQRGEIFERLELTDAQAYDELAAFVVAALAGP; encoded by the coding sequence ATGGCGAAGCGACGGACTGCCCGACAGGTGGACCTGCTCGCGCGCCTGGCCGCGCTGATCTCCGCCGAGGGTTTCGCGGCCTTCACCCTCGACGACCTCGCCGCCCGGCTCAGCTGCTCGAAGACCACGCTCTACGCGCTGGCGCCCTCGAAGCCAGACCTCGTGGTCACCGCGGTCAAGGAGTTCTTCCGGGTCGCCACCGACGCAGTCGAGGCCCGGGTCGCCGGCGAGGAGGACCCGGCGCTGCGTGTGGTGGTCTACCTGCGGGCGGTCGGTGCCGAGCTGGTCCCGCTCTCACGCAGGTTCATGGAGGACCTGGCCGGCTTCGCGCCCGCCTCCGAGGTCTACCGTCGCAACACGGCGTACGCCGCGGCGCGGATCCGCACGCTGATCGCCGACGGCATCGCCGAAGGCGCCCTGCGCCAGGTGAATCCCGACTTCGCGGCCGAGATGATCGCCTCGACGATGTTCGAGATCCAGCGCGGCGAGATCTTCGAGCGGCTCGAGCTCACCGATGCCCAGGCGTACGACGAGCTGGCGGCCTTCGTGGTGGCTGCCCTCGCCGGCCCGTGA
- a CDS encoding MFS transporter — protein sequence MNLADSRRVSVLLGSLFGIAGMGSSSAAIAVPLMADDLGVSVGVGTWTITLYALMLAVATPVYGRIADLVGVRLPLLVGISLMTAGATLSALAPNFEMLLVARVMQGVGAAAVPTLGVAVLSARYDGAVRGLAFGRLAGVAAALSCLGPLAGGAVEGQLGWRAVMALPILGLVLIPFLWHALHKDGTGARLDVLGAFLVAGTSAGLVLLVQSPSTGWSVALAGVLLMGLGVPAVTLRVRRRPNGFLPISVISNSVVVRSAIAGAPVPAGWFGILIAVPAVMIGHGWEPWQVGLLLAPSAAVALVVPRLAGPMLTRFGGPRSLAVAGLVTSIAMLLAALGADRHAPVVLGASVIFVTIAFGVGQPALMDAVGDAVPVDVRGVALGVATLLFLVGGSIGSAVVGGLGDLVGMPQGLLVLAALPLAGLVALAPLLRTPATRSPVGTSRTHV from the coding sequence ATGAACCTTGCGGACTCCCGACGCGTCTCCGTGCTCCTGGGGTCCCTCTTCGGCATTGCCGGCATGGGTTCCTCGTCCGCCGCGATCGCCGTTCCCCTGATGGCCGACGACCTCGGCGTCAGCGTCGGGGTCGGCACCTGGACGATCACGCTCTATGCGCTGATGCTCGCGGTGGCCACACCGGTCTACGGCCGGATCGCCGACCTCGTCGGCGTACGCCTGCCGCTCCTGGTCGGCATCAGCCTGATGACCGCCGGCGCCACGCTCTCGGCGCTCGCCCCGAACTTCGAGATGCTGCTCGTCGCCCGCGTGATGCAGGGCGTGGGCGCCGCCGCCGTACCCACCCTCGGGGTGGCCGTGCTCAGCGCGCGGTACGACGGCGCGGTGCGCGGGCTGGCCTTCGGCCGGTTGGCGGGCGTGGCGGCTGCCCTGTCGTGCCTGGGCCCGCTCGCCGGGGGTGCGGTCGAGGGACAGCTCGGCTGGCGGGCGGTGATGGCACTGCCGATCCTGGGCCTCGTGCTGATCCCGTTCCTGTGGCACGCCCTGCACAAGGACGGCACCGGCGCTCGCCTCGACGTGCTGGGTGCGTTCCTCGTGGCGGGCACCTCGGCCGGCCTCGTGCTGCTGGTCCAGTCGCCGTCGACGGGGTGGTCCGTGGCCCTGGCCGGTGTCCTCCTGATGGGGCTCGGCGTTCCCGCGGTGACCCTGCGGGTCCGGCGTCGACCCAACGGGTTCCTTCCAATCTCGGTGATCAGCAACAGCGTCGTGGTGCGCAGCGCCATCGCCGGGGCACCGGTCCCGGCCGGCTGGTTCGGCATCCTGATCGCCGTGCCGGCGGTGATGATCGGACACGGCTGGGAGCCCTGGCAGGTCGGCCTCCTGCTCGCGCCGAGCGCGGCCGTTGCGTTGGTGGTGCCGCGTCTGGCGGGCCCGATGCTGACCCGCTTCGGCGGACCTCGCTCGTTGGCCGTCGCCGGGCTGGTCACCTCGATCGCGATGCTGCTGGCGGCGCTCGGTGCCGACCGCCACGCGCCCGTCGTGCTGGGTGCGTCGGTCATCTTCGTGACGATCGCCTTCGGTGTCGGTCAGCCAGCGTTGATGGACGCGGTCGGCGACGCCGTGCCCGTCGACGTACGCGGCGTGGCGCTGGGCGTGGCCACCCTGCTGTTCCTGGTCGGCGGCAGCATCGGGTCGGCCGTGGTCGGCGGCCTCGGTGACCTGGTCGGCATGCCGCAGGGCCTGCTGGTGCTGGCCGCGCTGCCGCTGGCCGGCCTGGTCGCACTGGCGCCGCTGCTGCGGACACCCGCCACGAGGTCGCCCGTCGGGACCTCAAGGACCCACGTGTGA
- a CDS encoding enoyl-CoA hydratase-related protein: MSLLIEDRDHVRILTLSRPERRNAIDQGLADELSAAFDAIEADRVVRAVVITGGSGFFCAGTDLGSEAPPRTEAGGPYGFLARTRRTPLIAAVEGFALGGGFECVLASDLVVAARDARFGAPEVKRGVVANTGALFRAGARLPFNLATEMLVTGDPIGAERAHQVGFVNVLAEPGGALEAALDLAGRIVVNSPDAVAISLGAVAQQAAEQEQRPWEITAGADAEVARSPNRAEGVAAFFEKRPPRWS; this comes from the coding sequence ATGAGCCTGCTGATCGAGGACCGTGACCACGTCCGCATCCTGACCCTCTCGCGCCCGGAGCGTCGCAACGCGATCGACCAGGGCCTGGCCGACGAGCTGTCGGCAGCCTTCGACGCGATCGAGGCCGACCGCGTCGTGCGGGCCGTGGTCATCACCGGCGGGAGCGGCTTCTTCTGTGCCGGCACCGACCTGGGCTCCGAGGCGCCTCCGCGGACCGAGGCCGGCGGGCCCTACGGATTCCTGGCCCGCACGCGTCGTACGCCGTTGATCGCGGCCGTGGAGGGCTTTGCCCTCGGCGGTGGCTTCGAGTGCGTGCTGGCCAGTGACCTGGTCGTGGCGGCACGGGACGCGCGGTTCGGCGCGCCCGAGGTGAAGCGGGGGGTCGTGGCCAACACCGGAGCGTTGTTCCGCGCCGGTGCACGGTTGCCGTTCAACCTGGCCACCGAGATGCTGGTGACGGGGGACCCGATCGGTGCCGAGCGAGCCCACCAGGTCGGCTTCGTGAACGTGCTGGCCGAGCCGGGTGGAGCACTCGAGGCGGCGCTGGACCTGGCCGGACGGATCGTGGTCAACAGTCCCGACGCCGTGGCGATCTCGCTGGGCGCGGTGGCGCAGCAGGCGGCCGAGCAGGAGCAGCGGCCGTGGGAGATCACCGCTGGCGCAGATGCCGAGGTGGCGAGGTCGCCGAACCGCGCCGAGGGCGTCGCCGCGTTCTTCGAGAAGCGTCCGCCGCGCTGGAGCTGA
- a CDS encoding enoyl-CoA hydratase/isomerase family protein, whose amino-acid sequence MTDLVSYSVSDGVAHIELNRPEVSNAVDLPTAHAFDDAVKEAAADDAVRVVLLTGAGKRFCAGGDVASMVASDGDQSAYLLELAGALDGALQRLAALEKPVVAAVQGAVAGAGLGVMLSCDLVVAAPGTKFVIAYPGVGLTPDCGVSWLLPRAIGQQRALQMALTNRPIDSDRALDWGLVTEVGEQDRAVELAGELAAGSVFAFGQARRLVRGSFESDRASVGRDEAETIAKAVATDDAQRLLTAFTKR is encoded by the coding sequence ATGACTGACCTGGTTTCCTACTCCGTCTCCGACGGAGTCGCCCACATCGAGCTGAATCGCCCCGAGGTCTCCAACGCGGTGGACCTGCCGACGGCGCACGCGTTCGACGACGCAGTCAAGGAGGCCGCTGCCGACGACGCCGTGCGAGTCGTGCTCCTGACCGGCGCCGGCAAGCGCTTCTGTGCCGGCGGCGACGTGGCCTCGATGGTTGCCTCCGACGGCGACCAGTCGGCATACCTCCTCGAGCTGGCAGGTGCCCTCGACGGGGCACTGCAACGCCTGGCCGCCCTCGAGAAGCCGGTCGTCGCTGCCGTGCAGGGCGCCGTGGCCGGGGCCGGGCTGGGTGTGATGCTCAGCTGTGACCTGGTCGTCGCCGCGCCCGGAACCAAGTTCGTGATCGCCTACCCAGGCGTGGGGCTCACCCCTGACTGCGGTGTCTCGTGGCTGCTGCCGCGTGCGATCGGGCAGCAGCGGGCACTGCAGATGGCGTTGACCAACAGGCCGATCGACTCCGACCGGGCGCTCGACTGGGGCCTGGTCACCGAGGTCGGCGAGCAGGACCGTGCGGTCGAGCTGGCCGGCGAGTTGGCTGCTGGTTCGGTGTTCGCCTTCGGGCAGGCCCGGCGCCTGGTCCGCGGGTCGTTCGAGTCCGACCGCGCCTCGGTCGGCAGGGACGAGGCCGAGACGATCGCCAAGGCTGTCGCCACGGACGATGCCCAGCGTCTGCTCACCGCTTTCACCAAGCGCTGA
- a CDS encoding thiolase family protein, whose translation MPEEKIVLVDGARTPIGSFGGVFKDVPGFELGATAAREALARSGVDGTDIEEVVMGCIGQVGPDAYNARRVAITAGLPKNVPAYTVNRLCGSGLQAIWSAAMEMRWNDLGLTLAGGDESMTRMPFYDFGARNGYKLGNRSLVDGTVMMLTDPFHDIHMGVTAENVASKYGVSREEQDEFALLSQQRAATEAAKAAFAEEITPVEVGGRKPFTVTEDEHPKPDTTLETLAGLRPAFAKDGTVTAGNASGINDGGAAVVLARESVATERGLGGLVSIEAVATAAMEPELMGYAPVLALQNLFEKTGTKPSDIGTIELNEAFASQAVAVIRDAGLDPEQVNPYGGAIALGHPVGATGAILSLRVAKDMARRDLELGIVTMCIGGGQALAALFRRI comes from the coding sequence ATGCCTGAAGAGAAGATCGTCCTGGTCGACGGCGCCCGCACCCCGATCGGCAGCTTCGGCGGTGTGTTCAAGGACGTCCCCGGCTTCGAGCTCGGCGCGACCGCGGCGCGTGAAGCGCTGGCCCGCTCCGGCGTCGACGGCACCGACATCGAAGAAGTCGTGATGGGCTGCATCGGTCAGGTCGGACCCGACGCCTACAACGCGCGCCGGGTGGCGATCACCGCCGGCCTGCCGAAGAACGTGCCTGCCTACACCGTCAACCGTCTCTGCGGCTCCGGACTCCAGGCGATCTGGTCGGCGGCCATGGAGATGCGCTGGAACGACCTCGGCCTCACCCTGGCCGGCGGTGACGAGTCGATGACCCGGATGCCGTTCTACGACTTCGGCGCCCGCAACGGCTACAAGCTCGGCAACCGTTCTCTGGTCGACGGCACCGTGATGATGCTGACCGACCCGTTCCACGACATCCACATGGGCGTCACCGCGGAGAACGTGGCCAGCAAGTACGGCGTCTCCCGCGAGGAACAGGACGAGTTCGCCCTGCTCTCGCAGCAGCGTGCCGCCACTGAGGCCGCGAAGGCTGCGTTCGCCGAGGAGATCACCCCGGTCGAGGTGGGCGGACGCAAGCCGTTCACCGTCACCGAGGACGAGCACCCGAAGCCGGACACCACGCTGGAGACCCTGGCCGGACTGCGTCCTGCCTTCGCCAAGGACGGCACCGTCACCGCCGGCAACGCCTCGGGCATCAACGACGGCGGCGCGGCCGTCGTCCTCGCTCGTGAGTCGGTCGCCACCGAGCGCGGCCTGGGCGGTCTGGTCTCGATCGAGGCCGTCGCCACCGCGGCGATGGAGCCCGAGCTGATGGGCTACGCGCCGGTGCTGGCCCTGCAGAACCTGTTCGAGAAGACCGGCACGAAGCCGTCCGACATCGGCACCATCGAGCTCAACGAGGCGTTCGCCTCCCAGGCCGTCGCGGTGATCCGCGACGCCGGCCTCGACCCCGAGCAGGTCAATCCGTACGGCGGCGCGATCGCGCTCGGTCACCCGGTCGGCGCGACCGGCGCCATCCTCTCCCTGCGCGTCGCCAAGGACATGGCCCGACGCGACCTGGAGCTCGGCATCGTGACCATGTGCATCGGTGGCGGCCAGGCCCTGGCTGCCCTCTTCCGGAGGATCTGA
- a CDS encoding 3-hydroxybutyryl-CoA dehydrogenase, producing the protein MEKIGVVGCGLMGAGIAEVCARAGLDVVVAESSDAAAQAGRDRLEKSLKRAEAKGKIDSAGSVLDRIRVVTSLDELADRDLVVEAIVEDEDAKTDLFRQLDKIVTNPDAILASNTSSIPIMKLGVVTSRPQNVLGIHFFNPVPVLKLVELVPSIVTAPEVTERSRAFVQDVLGKEAIDCQDRAGFVVNALLIPFILSAIRMMESGFATADDIDRGLVLGAAHPQGPLALADLIGLDTTKAVAESLYEEFKEPLYAAPPLLNRMVDAGLLGRKTGRGFYTY; encoded by the coding sequence ATGGAGAAGATCGGCGTCGTCGGCTGCGGACTGATGGGCGCCGGAATTGCCGAGGTCTGCGCCCGCGCCGGGCTCGACGTGGTCGTCGCCGAGTCGTCCGATGCCGCCGCCCAGGCTGGACGGGACCGTCTGGAGAAGTCGCTCAAGCGTGCCGAGGCCAAGGGCAAGATCGACTCCGCCGGCTCCGTGCTCGACCGGATCCGCGTGGTCACCTCGCTCGACGAGCTTGCCGATCGCGACCTCGTGGTCGAGGCGATCGTCGAGGACGAGGACGCCAAGACCGACCTCTTCCGCCAGCTCGACAAGATCGTCACCAACCCCGACGCGATCCTCGCCTCCAACACCTCCTCGATCCCAATCATGAAGCTCGGGGTGGTCACCTCGCGTCCGCAGAACGTGCTCGGCATCCACTTCTTCAACCCGGTCCCGGTGCTCAAGCTCGTCGAGCTGGTGCCCTCGATCGTCACCGCCCCCGAGGTCACCGAGCGCTCCCGCGCGTTCGTGCAGGACGTTCTCGGCAAGGAGGCCATCGACTGCCAGGACCGCGCCGGCTTCGTGGTCAACGCGCTGCTGATCCCGTTCATCCTCTCCGCGATCCGGATGATGGAGTCGGGCTTCGCCACCGCCGACGACATCGACCGCGGCCTGGTGCTCGGCGCGGCCCACCCGCAGGGTCCGCTCGCGCTGGCCGACCTGATCGGCCTCGACACCACCAAGGCTGTCGCCGAGTCGCTCTACGAGGAGTTCAAGGAGCCGCTCTACGCCGCGCCGCCGCTGCTCAACCGCATGGTCGACGCCGGTCTCCTCGGCCGCAAGACCGGCCGCGGCTTCTACACCTACTGA
- a CDS encoding SDR family NAD(P)-dependent oxidoreductase, with amino-acid sequence MSQQRITVVTGGALGIGGATSRRLAADGDLVVLNDVDEAATEKACAEIVEAGGRAVPVIGDVVDDAVIERIVSTVRELGRVDVLVNNVGDFRPASKTFLHSTPEQWQRLYELNLLHVLKLTHALLPMMVEQGSGAIVNNSTVEAFRGIPAGAPYSAYNAGVSAFTKSLAVEVGAHGVRVNAIAPDLADTPQTSAEAMLRGRDPDLVRHWIPLGRFGRVDDYAAVIAFLASDEARFVTGHTVPVDGGTLAASGWYARADGKGWSNMPDTP; translated from the coding sequence ATGAGTCAGCAACGCATCACCGTCGTGACCGGGGGCGCACTCGGCATCGGCGGCGCCACCAGCCGACGCCTGGCCGCCGACGGCGACCTGGTCGTCCTCAACGACGTCGACGAGGCGGCCACGGAGAAGGCGTGCGCGGAGATCGTCGAAGCCGGTGGCCGGGCCGTTCCGGTGATCGGTGACGTGGTCGACGACGCGGTGATCGAGCGGATCGTCTCGACCGTCCGGGAGCTGGGACGCGTGGACGTGCTGGTGAACAACGTCGGCGACTTCCGGCCCGCGTCGAAGACCTTCCTGCACAGCACGCCCGAGCAGTGGCAGCGGCTCTACGAGCTGAACCTGCTGCACGTGCTGAAGCTGACGCACGCGCTGCTGCCGATGATGGTCGAGCAGGGCTCGGGCGCGATCGTGAACAACTCGACGGTCGAGGCCTTCCGTGGCATTCCGGCCGGGGCCCCCTACTCGGCGTACAACGCGGGTGTCTCGGCCTTCACCAAGAGCCTCGCGGTCGAGGTGGGGGCCCACGGCGTACGCGTGAACGCGATCGCCCCCGACCTCGCCGACACCCCACAGACATCGGCCGAGGCGATGCTCCGCGGTCGCGACCCCGACCTGGTCCGCCACTGGATCCCCCTCGGGCGGTTCGGCCGGGTCGACGACTACGCCGCGGTGATCGCGTTCCTGGCCTCGGACGAGGCACGCTTCGTCACCGGTCACACGGTGCCGGTCGACGGCGGCACGCTCGCTGCCTCGGGGTGGTACGCGCGCGCTGACGGCAAGGGCTGGAGCAACATGCCGGACACTCCCTAG